DNA from Paraburkholderia sp. ZP32-5:
ATCGCGCAGGACGGCTCGTCGAACCGCTACGACGTCGCGCTGCATATTTCCGAGAAGACCGGCGGCAAGCATTTTCTGTTGCCCGCGCCGCTGCTCGCCGATAGCGAGGCCGAGCGCGCGCAGTGGTGCAACCATCGCCTCTACCGGATTGTCGAGTCGCTGTCCGCGCAGGCGGATGTCGCGTTCGTCGGCATCGGCAATATCGGCATGACCTGTCCGTTGCACGAAGACGGCTTCATCACCGAAAACGAAGTGAACGAGCTGGTGGAAAACGGCGCGATCGCCGAAATGCTCGGTCTGCCGATCGATGCGGCCGGCGCGCCCGTCGAATCGCCGACCGGCCGGCGCGTGACGAGCATTGCACTCGATGCGCCGCCGCGCCGCCCGACGATCGGGTTCGCCGGTGGGCAGCGCAAGCGGGAGGCGTTGATCGCGGTGCTTAAAGGTGGGTGGTTGTCGGGGCTTGTGACCGATGAGGTGTGCGCGCGGGCGGCGTTGGAGGCATAGCGTGATGCGCCGGCGCAGTCGCATTGAGTCGTTCAGTTCGGCAAAGCGGCGCATGCGCCGCTTTCCTTTATCCGCTGCTCACGCCGCCAGCACCTCGACGATCTTCCGCTGAAACGCCTTCCCATCGCTGTCGAACAGATGGCAATGCTCGGGCGTCGCGCCGAGCTTCTGCACGTTGCCCTTCGCATGCCGTTCGAGCGGCGGGATCCGCGCAATCAGGCCATCGGGCGCGACGCTCGATTCCGCGTACAGATACGCGGCATCCCCAAGCGATTCGACCGTCATCGTGCGCGCATCGATACCGTCTTCGTTCGTGCTGACGTGCAGATGCTCGGGGCGAATGCCGACCGTCACCTTGTCGCCCTGCTTCGCGTTGCCGGGCTCGACGCCGACGCGCTGCGTCTCGCCGGTTTCATAGCGCACCGTGACGCCGTCGTGCGATACCGACTGCACGGTGCCTTCCATGAAGTTCATCTTCGGCGAGCCGATAAAGCCCGCGACGAAGCGGTTCGCGGGCGCGTGATACAGCATCGTCGGCGTGCCGACCTGCTCCAGATTGCCCGCCGACAACACGACGATCTTGTCGGCGAGCGTCATCGCCTCGACCTGGTCGTGCGTCACGTAGATCATCGTCGTCTTCAGTTCGTCGTGCAGACGCGCGAATTCGAGGCGCATCTTCACGCGCAGCGCGGCATCGAGATTCGACAGCGGTTCATCGAACAGGAACACCTTCGGCTTGCGCGTGATCGCGCGGCCGATCGCGACGCGCTGGCGCTGACCGCCTGACAGCTGCTTCGGCTTGCGATCGAGCAGATGGTCGATATGCAAAATCTTTGCCGCGTTGCGCACCGCCGCGTCGATCTCCGGCTTCTTCGCACCCGCGAGTTTCAGGCCGAACGCCATGTTGTCGTACAGCGTCATGTGCGGATACAGCGCGTACGACTGGAACACCATCGCGATGCCGCGCTTGGCCGGCGGCACGTCGTTCATGCGCACGCCGTCGATATTCAGATCGCCGGCGCTGATGTCCTCCAGACCCGCGATCATCCGCATCAGCGTCGATTTTCCGCAACCGCTCGGCCCGACGAACACGACGAACTCGCCATCCGCGATGTCGAGATTGATGTCGCGCATCACTTCGTTGTCGTCGTAGGCCTTTCTGATGTTGCGCAAGGTTAGGCTTGCCATGATGTGTCTCCGAGTGATGCTGTTCGATACTGCGTGCCGCGTGTTACCTGTTGTAGCTTGCCGCTTATGTTGCTGATCACGGCGCCGCCGCCGTCGCGCTCAATGTCCATTGCGCGACCAGATCCGGCAACTGCCCCATATCGTCGAATACGTAGCGAGCGCCGGCCGCGTGCAGGCGATCGATCTGCGCATCGCTCGCATGACCGCCGCCGATAAAACCGAGCACCGTCATGCCCGCGGCCGCCGCCGCGGTGACGCCGGTCACGCTGTCCTCGACCACGAGGCACGCGCCCGGCGCCAGACCCAAGCCACGTGCCGCCGCGAGATACACGTCCGGCGCGGGCTTCGGATTCGGCACCGCATCCGCGCAGAACAGACGCTCGCCGAAAAACCGCGCGAGACCCGTGCGCGCCAGCACGCTCTCCACATACGGGCGAAAGCTGTTGCTCGCGCACCCTTTGACGAGCGGCACCTGGGTCAGCGCCAGCTCGATGCCGTCGACTGCCGGTGCCTCGATCGCCGCCGCTTCGACCGCACGGCGAATCGCATCGATATCGCCGGCGCCGAGCTGCTTGCCGAGCTGCGTCGCAGTGTCCTGCAACACGCGCTCGATACGCAGGCCTAGCAGCGGCAGCACGACCGGCTCGACGTCGGTGCCGGGCCAGCGTGTCTCGAGTTCGTGCACCAGCATACGCGCGGCCACCGCTTCGCTGTCGATCAGCACGCCGTCGCAATCGCAGATCAGCGCGAGCCGGCTCGCGGGCGCTACCCCAGCCATCCCCGCCGCGCCTGGCGTCATTTGACCGCCCCGAACGTGAGGCCGCGCACCAGTTGCTTCTGCGACAGCCAGCCGACGATCAGGATCGGCGCGACCGCCAGCAGCGAAGCGGCCGACAGCTTGGCCCAGAACAATCCTTCAGGGCTCGAATACGACGCGATGAACACGGTCAGCGGCGCGGCGTTCGAGCTCGACAGGTTGATGCTCCAGAACGCCTCGTTCCACGACAGGATCACCAGCAGCAGCGCGGTCGACGCGAGCCCCGGCAGCGACATCGGCATCAGCAGATAGACGATCTCCTGCCACGTCGCAGCGCCGTCGATGCGCCCGGCCTCGAGAATGTCGCGCGGAATCTCGGCAAAGTACGTGAACGCCATCCACACCGCGATCGGCAGATTGATCAGCGTGTACACGATGACGAGACCCGACACCGTATCGAGCAGGCCGCTGTTCTTCCACAGCAGATAGATCGGCACCAGCACGCCGACCGACGGCATCATCTTGGTCGACAGCATCCACAGCAGCACTTTCTGCGTGCGGCGCGTCGGGAAGAACGCCATCGCGTACGCGGCCGGCACCGCCAGAAACAGGCACAGCAGCGTCACGCCGACCGAGATCAGCACCGAATTCCACGCGAACGCAAAGTAGTTGCTGCGCGCGAACACCTCGCGGAAGCTATCGAGCGTCGGCATGAAAAACAGCGACGACGAATAGGCCTGCTGCTCGGTCTTGAACGCGGTGATCGTCATCCAGAAGATCGGGAAGAACAGCAGCAGCGCGACGAGCCATGCGATCACGCCGGGAATCGCGCGCAGCACCGGCTCGAACGGCGATTTAGCCGGCACTGTGATGGGCTGCGTCGTCGACGCAGGGGTAGAGGCAACGTGGCTCATTTTTCGTACTCCCCTTTCAGGTTCTTCGCGAGCATCCGCACGAGGAAGAACGACACGATGTTGGCCAGCACGACCGCGAGAATGCCGCCCGCCGATGCGAGACCGACGTCGAACTGCTGCAGGCCCAGCGAGAAGATCAGGTACGACAGGTTGGTGGTCGCGTTGCCCGGACCGCCGCCCGTGGTCGTGTAGATCTCGGCGAAGATCGACAGCAGGAAAATCGTCTCCATCATCACGACGACCGCGATCGCGCGCCGCAGGTGCGGCAGCGTGATGTAGAAGAACATCGAGAACGGACCCGCGCCGTCGATCTTCGCGGCTTCCTTCTGCTCCTGATCGAGCGACTGGATCGCCGTGAACAGAATCAGGAACGCGAACGGCAGCCACTGCCACGCGACGATCATGATCACCGAGGTCAGCGGATAGTCGGCGAACCAGTCGATCGGCTGCAGACCCAGCCCGCGCATGCCATCCGCGATCAGGCCGTACACCGGGTGCAGGATCATGTTCTTCCAGATCAGCGCGCTGACGGTCGGCATCACGAAGAACGGCGCGATCGCCAGCAGCCGCGCGACGCCCTGCCCATAGAACTTGCGGTCGAACAGCACCGCCATCAGCACGCCGCCACCCACCGTGATCACCAGCACCGACACGATCAGCTCGATCGTATGAACGATCGACGGCCAGAACGATGGATCGGTGGCCAGATAGCGGTAGTTGTCGAGGCCGGCGAAGCCGTGCAGATCGGGATTCAGCAGGTTGTAACGCGTGAACGAAAACCAGATCGTCATCGCGAGCGGAATCACCATCCACAGCACCAGCACGCCGACCGACGGCATGACGAGCCAGCGGGCCGAATTGGCCCTGCGCTCTTCGCGTTCTTTTTCTGTCTGGGGATGGGTTTGCATCAGAGGTAGGCGCAAGGGACGCATGATGAACCACCTGTTCGGTAATGCGCGGAGCGTTCACCGGAAACGCGCGCGCTCGTGCACGAGGTGCGATGACCTGACACACGATGCGCGGCGCTCGTGAATGGCGAATGGCCCGCTCTGCCGCGTGAGCCGACCGGCGCGCATCGCTCGATGCGCATCGGCCGGCGCGTGCCGCATCGACGATGCGATGCGGCGGGGCTGCCGCGGGAAGTGTCGAGTGGTCGCCGTCGCTGCGCGTCGGGCTGGCTCACGCGTGACTTCCCGCGTTCGTTCGCGGCGCTGGTCTGCCGCGTTGCTCGTCGCCTGGTTTTCCGCCCGGCTTGCGCCTGGTTTCCGCCTGCCCGGCGGTGACTTCGCGGTTATGCCCAGGCAACGTCGCGCTTACTTCTCGGTTACTTCGCGGCTACTTCTGATAGCCGGCCTGCTTAACCGCGCGATCAGCCGCCGCGTTGCCGGCCGCGAGCGCCTGGTCGACCGTCATCTGCCCGGCGATCGCACCGGAGATGCTCTGCCCGACCACCGTGCCGAACGACTGGAACTCAGGGATGCCGACGAACTGCACGCCGGTATAAGGCACCGGCTTCAGCGTCGGATGATCCGGGTCGGCGGTCTGGATCGCCTTCAGCACGAAGTCGCCGAACGGCGCGGCCTGCTTGTACTCGGGGCGCGCGTAGGTGGATTGACGCGTGCCGGGAGGCACCGACGCCCAGCCTTCATCCTTCGCGACCAGCTCGATGTACTCCTTCGAGGTCGCCCAAGTGATGAACTTCTTCGCCGCATCGGCCTGCTTCGACGACTTCGGAATCGCCAGCGCCCACGCCCACAGCCAGTGCGAACCCTTCGGCGTGACTTCGGTCGGCGCCGCGGCAAAGCCGACCTTGTCGGCGATCTGCGACTGCTGCTTGTTGTACAGCATGCCGGCCGCGACGGTCGCGTCGATCCACATCGCGCACTTGCCCGACGACATCAGCGTCAGGTTTTCGTTGAAGCCGTTCGAACTGGCTCCTGGAGGGCCGTCCTTCTTCAGCAGATTGACGTAGAACGTCATCGCTTTCTTCCATTCCGGCGAGGTCAGTTGCGCATTCCATTTCTCGTCGAACCAGCGGCCGCCGAACGTGTTCGCGACCGTCGTCGCGTAGGCCATGTTCTCGCCCCAGCCCGCCTTGCCGCGCAGACAGATGCCGTACTGCTCCTTGGACTTGTCGGTGAGCTTGTCGGCGAATTGCGCGATCTGGTCGTAGGTCGGCTGGTCGGGCATCTTCAGGCCGGCCTTGTCGAACAGATCCTTGCGGTAGTAGGTCATCGAGCTTTCGACGTAGAACGGCAGCGCGTACAGCTGGCCGTTCGCGGACAGGCCGTCGCGGGCCGTCTTCACGACGTCGTTCAGATCGTAGTCGGCGGGCAGGTTCGTCAGCGGCGCAAGCCAGCCGCGCTTGCCCCATTGCGGCGTTTCATAGGCGCCGATCGTCATCACGTCGAACTGGCCGCTGCCGGTCGTGATGTCGGTGGTCGCACGCTGACGCAGCACGTTTTCCTCGAGAATCACCCAGTTCAGCTTGATATCCGGATTCGCCTTTTCGAAGGCGGGCGACAGCTTCTTCAGCTCGATCATGTCCGGATTGTTCAGCGTCGCGATCGTCACCGTCGCCGCCGATGCGCTTAGCGCGAAGCATGCCGCCGCGCCGGCACCGGCCGCCTTCAGCGCGAATTTGAAAGCTGGTTTCATCGTTGTCTCCTTTCTCGTGCGTTATGTCGTGCTGCGTTCGTTGTTCGGAATGACGCGCCATCGGGTAGCAGGCGAGGTGCCTGCTTTCAGCTTCGTTTTGCAGTTCGCTTTTTCAGCTCATCCAGTTGCCGCCGTCGACGTTCAGCGTCTGCGCGGTGATGTAGTCGGCGTCGGCCGACGCGAGAAACAGCGCCGCGCCGGTCAGGTCGTCGGGCAGGCCCATGCGGCCGAGCGGCACCGCCTCGCCGACGAGCCGCTTCTTCTCGCCGAGCGGCCGGTTCTCGTAGCGCGCGAACAGTGCGTCGACCTCGGCCCACATCGGCGTATCGACGACACCCGGCGCGATGCCGTTCACGTTGATCTTATGCGGCGCGAGCGCGAGCGCCGCGGACTGCGTGTAGCTCAGCACGGCGGCCTTGGTCGCGCAGTAGTGCGAGACCAGCGCCTCGCCGCGCCGGCCGGCCTGCGACGACATATTGATGATCTTGCCGCCGTGGCCCTGCTCGACCATCTGCCGCGCGACGGCCTGCATCAGGAAGAACATGCCCTTCACGTTGACCGCGAACAGGCGGTCGAACACGTCCCAGGATTCGTCGAGGAGCGGGCGCATGTCGAATAGCGCCGCGTTGTTGAACAGGATGTCGATGCGGCCGAAGCAGCCGAGCGTGCTCGTCACGATGCGCTCGATGTCCTCGCGGCGGCGAACGTCGGCGCTGACGGCGAGCACGCGCTCGCCATAGGTGGCATGCAGGGACTCGCCGATGCTGTCGACCGGCTTCACGTCGACCAGCACGCAGCGCGCACCTTCGTCGAGATAGCGCCGCGCCACCGCTTCACCGATACCGCTGGCCGCGCCCGTCAGAATGGCCACCTTGTCCTGCAATCGTGCCGCCACTGGCTGTCTCCGGTTCGTTTTGCATTTTCGCCGCGTAGTGAGCGAACGCCCATCACGCGATCAATTGCTCTGTTTGTGATCGAATGATCGGATACGGACTGGGCCGTGTCAAGGCGCGACGGCAGATTTCGATGGTGCAGCGCGGCAGGAGCAATCGTTACGCCTACAACACCGTGGCACTGACAAAAAATCGCGATACGTTATATCATTCGC
Protein-coding regions in this window:
- a CDS encoding HAD family hydrolase, producing MAGVAPASRLALICDCDGVLIDSEAVAARMLVHELETRWPGTDVEPVVLPLLGLRIERVLQDTATQLGKQLGAGDIDAIRRAVEAAAIEAPAVDGIELALTQVPLVKGCASNSFRPYVESVLARTGLARFFGERLFCADAVPNPKPAPDVYLAAARGLGLAPGACLVVEDSVTGVTAAAAAGMTVLGFIGGGHASDAQIDRLHAAGARYVFDDMGQLPDLVAQWTLSATAAAP
- a CDS encoding ABC transporter ATP-binding protein produces the protein MASLTLRNIRKAYDDNEVMRDINLDIADGEFVVFVGPSGCGKSTLMRMIAGLEDISAGDLNIDGVRMNDVPPAKRGIAMVFQSYALYPHMTLYDNMAFGLKLAGAKKPEIDAAVRNAAKILHIDHLLDRKPKQLSGGQRQRVAIGRAITRKPKVFLFDEPLSNLDAALRVKMRLEFARLHDELKTTMIYVTHDQVEAMTLADKIVVLSAGNLEQVGTPTMLYHAPANRFVAGFIGSPKMNFMEGTVQSVSHDGVTVRYETGETQRVGVEPGNAKQGDKVTVGIRPEHLHVSTNEDGIDARTMTVESLGDAAYLYAESSVAPDGLIARIPPLERHAKGNVQKLGATPEHCHLFDSDGKAFQRKIVEVLAA
- a CDS encoding carbohydrate ABC transporter permease, with translation MSHVASTPASTTQPITVPAKSPFEPVLRAIPGVIAWLVALLLFFPIFWMTITAFKTEQQAYSSSLFFMPTLDSFREVFARSNYFAFAWNSVLISVGVTLLCLFLAVPAAYAMAFFPTRRTQKVLLWMLSTKMMPSVGVLVPIYLLWKNSGLLDTVSGLVIVYTLINLPIAVWMAFTYFAEIPRDILEAGRIDGAATWQEIVYLLMPMSLPGLASTALLLVILSWNEAFWSINLSSSNAAPLTVFIASYSSPEGLFWAKLSAASLLAVAPILIVGWLSQKQLVRGLTFGAVK
- a CDS encoding sugar-binding transcriptional regulator; protein product: MPRSTEKLDLATRAAWLYYVAGNTQNEIAEKLQVSRPVAQRLVAFAVEKNLIRVRVDHKLADCLSLADQLSKRYGLSMCEIVPIDGDTPEQLDRKLAVAGAQVMERYLIEEKPMVVAVSSGRTLKAAVDQIAQLDRPQHRLVSMVGAIAQDGSSNRYDVALHISEKTGGKHFLLPAPLLADSEAERAQWCNHRLYRIVESLSAQADVAFVGIGNIGMTCPLHEDGFITENEVNELVENGAIAEMLGLPIDAAGAPVESPTGRRVTSIALDAPPRRPTIGFAGGQRKREALIAVLKGGWLSGLVTDEVCARAALEA
- a CDS encoding ABC transporter substrate-binding protein translates to MKPAFKFALKAAGAGAAACFALSASAATVTIATLNNPDMIELKKLSPAFEKANPDIKLNWVILEENVLRQRATTDITTGSGQFDVMTIGAYETPQWGKRGWLAPLTNLPADYDLNDVVKTARDGLSANGQLYALPFYVESSMTYYRKDLFDKAGLKMPDQPTYDQIAQFADKLTDKSKEQYGICLRGKAGWGENMAYATTVANTFGGRWFDEKWNAQLTSPEWKKAMTFYVNLLKKDGPPGASSNGFNENLTLMSSGKCAMWIDATVAAGMLYNKQQSQIADKVGFAAAPTEVTPKGSHWLWAWALAIPKSSKQADAAKKFITWATSKEYIELVAKDEGWASVPPGTRQSTYARPEYKQAAPFGDFVLKAIQTADPDHPTLKPVPYTGVQFVGIPEFQSFGTVVGQSISGAIAGQMTVDQALAAGNAAADRAVKQAGYQK
- a CDS encoding carbohydrate ABC transporter permease, translating into MRPLRLPLMQTHPQTEKEREERRANSARWLVMPSVGVLVLWMVIPLAMTIWFSFTRYNLLNPDLHGFAGLDNYRYLATDPSFWPSIVHTIELIVSVLVITVGGGVLMAVLFDRKFYGQGVARLLAIAPFFVMPTVSALIWKNMILHPVYGLIADGMRGLGLQPIDWFADYPLTSVIMIVAWQWLPFAFLILFTAIQSLDQEQKEAAKIDGAGPFSMFFYITLPHLRRAIAVVVMMETIFLLSIFAEIYTTTGGGPGNATTNLSYLIFSLGLQQFDVGLASAGGILAVVLANIVSFFLVRMLAKNLKGEYEK
- a CDS encoding L-iditol 2-dehydrogenase, whose protein sequence is MAARLQDKVAILTGAASGIGEAVARRYLDEGARCVLVDVKPVDSIGESLHATYGERVLAVSADVRRREDIERIVTSTLGCFGRIDILFNNAALFDMRPLLDESWDVFDRLFAVNVKGMFFLMQAVARQMVEQGHGGKIINMSSQAGRRGEALVSHYCATKAAVLSYTQSAALALAPHKINVNGIAPGVVDTPMWAEVDALFARYENRPLGEKKRLVGEAVPLGRMGLPDDLTGAALFLASADADYITAQTLNVDGGNWMS